In Aethina tumida isolate Nest 87 chromosome 2, icAetTumi1.1, whole genome shotgun sequence, the DNA window GACACAGTAAAAAAAAGACTAATGACAAAAACATGATATTAGCACTCCAAGCAgtacttaataaaaaaggGATCAAATAAGCATCGCAACAAGTTACAGTAATTAGGTAGGCTCTAGCTATTATGTAGTAGCGCAAAAATGTAGACTAACCCTTCACATGACGCTTGATGAACGAAGATATTCCAACACTCGCTGCATGTAAATATGTACACAATTCTTTGTATGTCTTTGATTACTTTTACAAGTCATTAATAAGTCAAACGGATacgttttgatatttttttattaagttaaaatttcaaacaaatttaacaacaaggacattaacaaaaaaaataaagaaaaaacaaatctaAATAAGGAATTTAATGTAGGTGTGAATGTAGTTATGTAGTTATTATCTATTAGTGTGTTTTTATGGTTTATGTTCATGAATCCAgcgaaattatttatgataatttagaatatgtGAATAAAAATGGAATGCACCGCAACCCGAAAACGAAAATAACAAAAGGGTTTAGTTTTTCCATTATGGATAAAccgaacattattaaaataaaatcatgatTATCTTCTTTTTCGCCTTATAAATCCCGGCACATCAAAATACTGTAGTGAGTTTTTAAACCGACTTTTAGATTTGTTTCCTCCTTTCATCAATATAGTAGtgtagatatataaaaaatctattactgTCACTATGTCTCACACGTAATCAAGTATTTATCACTTCtcattgtataaaattgtacTGAAATGCCGGGGTGAGTGTGTGCGTGTTGTGGGTTCGCGCGCGTACCGacaagtatttattttcattcgtAGAGTCGCATGAACAGCAACATTATGCCCCAGAAGCAGGTCGTAATGCCGATGACCAGAGGTAGCTGTTTCACCCACGAACCGACTGTAGAGGACATAAGTAAGAATAGTTTACCACCCGCCTAGGAGTGCTAATATAATAAGAGTAAATCCGAGGTCAACCCATTCGAAAATACGCAGTGTCATCCAAATACTATCTTAGTTTAACAACAAATGGGTTGACCGCAGTAACTATTTATGAGGTTTCAAGTCTGATTTGTGAAgtatgtttgaattaaactaaagtaaaaaataaatggacaattaatttatgaaaatataatttgataattgaatTGATCTTACAAATATAGAAATTGATACTTACATCCTTCAGAATCCAATCGATTTTGGAAATCCTTGATCTGCTTCTCCTTTCTTTTAAGATCCAATCCCAAGGCTTCGTTTCGTTGTCTTTGTTCTCTCAGTTCTCTGAAagcgaaataaaatgtatcaaCACTTCACTCAACCACAACAATACTCAACATACTTCTGAGCAGCAAGTAACGCCTCCCTCGTTTTACTTAAATCTTCGCTAATGGCCTGTTTGGCCTGGATCTCCGACTGCAGTGAACTCTGCAAATTCAGCAGTTCCATCTTTTCCAGTTTTTGTGATCGCCTGTTCCGCCAGTTCTTATCTGTACCGCCCACGACATTCGAAACTCCCGTATGTTTCAGATATTCTAATTCTTCGGTCATCTTGGTCGCCAAAGCTTGCAAATAGGCTCTGGCATCTTTCTCGTCGCTCACCCACTGAATGATCTCCGAGAGTTGGGACTCCCATTGGTCCAGAGCATCTTGTTTGTTACGCAACTGCTCATATTCCGTTTCAAGGTTGGCACGTTCTGACTGTAGTCTATTCATTGATTCTGACAACTGTAACAGATAATAGTTTAGTGTTTTGATTGTTTATTGAGTTGaagacataaaataataagttaaataataaataaaaacgaaaaactCACAAACTCAACATTTGAACtaagtttattattgtcttccaataaaatttgcttttCTCTGTCATGTCGCCGTTTCAGCTCGAGTACAATTTGTTCAGTTTCTGTTGCTGCCTCCTGCCTGGATTTCTCCATTTTCTCTTTCATTGCCTGTgcctaattaaaacaaaatgaaacgaggaaaaaataaaacaaaatacaaaataaagaaaaacgtactgataatttaagttttttaaatacctCTCTTTCCAATAACTCCCTGTGACTCTCAGCCTCACTCAGTTGCTCTCTTAACGAAGTTAACTCCATGTTGAATCTTGCTTGTTGCTGCGTGAGACTTTCATTGTACTGAacctattacaaaaataattagaaatcaaCTCgtgaacataataaataattttacctcTAATTTCTCCAGTTCCGCTTTCAGCCTCAACGAGTCTTGCTGATCTCTCGGTCCTAGCTCGTTCCTCACACGCAGCCTGTCGGATTCCGCCTGCATCTGCCGGCAGTACTCCTCTGATCGTTCCCTCAATTTCCTTTCCTTGGTGGCTTCGGCCTGTGCCTCGTCCACCCGACTCTCTAACTCCCTGCGAAGTTTCTCCGCCCGTCTAATGTCGTTTCTCAGAGTGTCGACCTTCTGCATGACCGTCTCTAACTCCTCCTCTTTGTCGCGGACTTGTCGTGAGAATTTGTCTTTTTGTCTTCGCAGTTCGGCCAATTTGTCCGACACTTCGGCGTATTCGGTCATCGCCAGCTTCTTTTGAGCCAACGTGTCCTTCAACTCCTTGTCTTGGAATTTGAGTTTCTCCTGTAAATCTTGTCGGTCCTTCATGGCTTCTTCCTTTTCCTGTTTAAGCACCCGCACAAGTTTTTCTAATTCCTTAATTTTGCTACTGTCGGCGCCGTCGTGACTGTCAATGTGCATGCCACTCGAGTTACCAGCCTCGAGGCTGCGTAACTGCGACTCCAGTTCGCAGTTCCGTTTCGTTAACGTATTTATTTCGTCTTGCAGTTTCCTGGTGCCGTCCGGCGACATTCGCTTGTCCATTTCCTTCTCTTGATTCAGTGCCAGGGCCATGATGTTGCCCTGATTGCGTTTGTTTTGGATTTCCGTCATGTTCGAGTTCGAGATGTGAACAGAGAGATCACTCAAATCACATATACAACTGAaacaaacataaatgttaataagtaCGGTTTTTCTATCATTGTTGTTGAAGTCATACCTTCCTTGAGTGAACGTAAAACCTATGAAGGGCAGATGTAACCCTGTGAAGGCGTTGTTAGCGGTTGGAGGCATCGCGTCCGACATTCGGATGTCGGCATCATCGACATCGAAATTTGATGTGTCGGTTGGACTAGAAACTTCCGGTATGTAAGGGGCGTTGCTGTCGCGGATACCCTCCCAGTCCACGCCCTCAAACCACGGATGATTCtgttgaagaaattaaaacagttgttaATGTGTATTCTTGACGTTCATGCGTAGGATTGGTACAATAATCAAAAGGATTGCCTCAGATTACTAAAGAAATGTCATAGGAGTGAACCCGTCAATTGAAAACATTAGAGTGTGTCTCATAGTTAAGATAAAAGTATACCTTGAACTTCACGGCATAAATCCGTCACTATGAGTTGGTAGAAACATATCACATCAATTCTGCAAAGTCCGATAAAGCTCCACAGTAACTGCAGCTACTTTCTCAACGTTACAAAAAAGGCGCAATCGTttccacaatattttaaattatgtaccttCGGTTTTACAGTGAGTAGTTTCGAAACACTTGCCCACCAAGATTACAAAGGCAAAACATGATTCACACAAAATCATTAGAAAATGTCTCATCATAGACAATaccaatacaaataatatcaaaagaattcaatttaaatcaaatgatCTTACTTTAAAATCTTGAATTCCATGTTGGCCAAGTCTGAATTCTTGGCTACATATAAGTTGTTTGATTAGATCTTTCGCAGCGTCAGACACTTCGACGTCTGTGGGAAagtcaaaacaatttttgtgatTCATAATTTTTCCGTACGTCTCCACCAGACTTTCGGCATAGAATGGTGTCTCGCCGAACAACATTTCATACATGCACACGCCCAAAGACCACCAATCACATTCGGGACCATATCGGCCCTGTCCATCTTCCATTGCCTGAAAAATAAAGTTGTAATTTCGTTGCTTGGACAAACGTGAAGAACATACTCGTAGAATCTCCGGTGAAATGTAATCGGGAGTTCCCACAGCCACGTTGGATTGCACAGTGCCGTCCTcgttcaattttaaacaactaCCAAAATCTGCTAATCTAATGTGTCCGTTCGCATCCAGTAATACATTATCGGGTTTAATATCtctgtaaaattattacattttagtaCACGTGTGGATGGATTAGTAAAACACCCAGACCTATGAACATATCCTAGATTGTGAATTGAATCTATAGCCAGCACCATTTCGGCAATGTAAAACCTGGCCATTTCTTCTGGAAGACGATCTTCGAATTTGCTTAGCAACGTGAGTAAATCGCCGCCGCAGTAATAGTCCATAACTAGGTACAAATTGGATTCGTCCTGAAAccacaaatttttgaaaacgaGTTAAACCACCAACAGCAACTCAATTACCTGAAATGCATAGTGTAAATGTGTGATCCATCGGCGATCTCCGTAGACTAGCACGTCGCGTTCCTCCTTGAAGCAGGCCGTTTCGGCTCTCTTCAGCATCTCCCATTTGTTGAGGATCTTCATGGCGAAGACCTTCTCCGAGCTTCGCACCTTCACCACACATACTTCGCCGAAGGCTCCCCTGCCGATGACCTTTAATATTTCGAAATCGTCCCTCGTCAATCGAAGATTCTTCACCGTGGTCGCTATTGGTTTTACTGGAAGGTGATttggaaaacattttaattaatactagttaacaaaaaatactatttagcAGGTTCTGCACAATGCAACTCATTGACTcatgaaattaacaattttcttttttatatgttcttattttttgttgagtAATATCTACAGGATGTCCCAAGTCttaaatttaccatttaaaattttagaaaaaatttacatttcttgtaaatttatgaaataatttatgtttttaaaaaacaaattttatatccaTATTCATTCACCCaagaattgtaaatataattactaattttcaagCAAATTATCAATGATTTGTACATTATATTTACTAGATTTAATAGtcaccaataaaaatattattttacttatgtttactatattaaatgtcagaaaatttaccataaatatCTTTAGATTTcgactataatatttttttaaaaaatgacctCAGGACTCTTTAATCAGTTTCTTTCAATCTGAATTGGAAACGCTCAGTCAATGACCAGCATTTTGGGACACTGTCTACATTTTGGCTTTTAAAATGACTTAGCCTGATCCAAATAAATGTCCTAGATGTGGCACATATGGAGTGGACATTGCGACATGTTTAGATTGGCTGTTTTTCGTTTTTCTCTAAAACTCGacgatttatatttaaaaaatttaagagtcCAATAGATCGTTTTCCGTGTTTCGTGTatggtttaattttagaactgCTAAAACTAATATAGTATCGATgacataacaatttttaacgtAGGTCAATTATCTGCGATGCAGCAGAATGAAAACCAGAAATAGCGAAAACGGATTTACGTAAGCTGAGCGTACATTAAAACTACgtacgtttttattttaatttagataaacaatgaaaattcGTTTAAACTGCTTAAATTACTGTTGGATATTTTTAGTGCGATGTGCATTAAAATTGCGGGCCGACCATTTGATACACCCTTACCGAACTCAATGAAGTCCGAGACCGTCTTCTCCCGTCTGAGACTCGAGTTGCAACACTCGTCGTAGAGCACCAGCAGTATGTCGAGCAGGGTCTCGATGCTGAGACCCTTGTCGCGGGCGACGGTCGGCCCGCCCAGAACCATGCCCTCGAGCTGCCGGAGCCGGCGCTCGCCGGCGGGCACAGCCCCCGGCATCGCAACCACGCCGCCGCCTCCGCCGTCACTCATCTGTCGTAGTCGGTGTCGTCGACGCGGCCCACAATGTCGTCGTCGTCGCTATGGTCCTGGTCCTCGTCGTCGCCGTGCCCTGCAGACTGCTCGTCAGGAGATTCATCAAAATGTTTCGGTCCTGTGACATAAATACGGAAAATTCAGACCAACATATCAGGAGATAATATGTGTCAACATAATGTAGTTGCTCATCGTAATGccgactttttttaaatattattaattgcggCACAGATGGACAaagttaatgtttaattaaaacataattaaataccaaaagattaaacaatcaattcattaattaatctcCATAATTGCAAATAATGATCAAAagccatataaaataaattggactTAATGTCAGTGTATGACTTaatatcattataaaaatttacaaaaaatcaaatttgatttacacaatcaatttttaaataaaatacaatattttatgtaatttgtaaGTGTCTCATTTCCTTAAATGTAACCTTAACTGATAACTCGATTTCGAATTGTGCGTTacgttagaaaaatataaaaaactcgTATCTACACCTTATCAAAATTTTCGCCATTTCCTTATTTAATGTCAAATCACGTTGTTATACAATTGaatgacaaataaaattcataatatctgatatatttcttatacatACATATGCATGTTTCAAActcaatgtaaaaaaattttatcagaGGAAGTCACGGACCAACTCGGATAACGATTTCGTTAAGAAAGAAAGCCATTATCTCACATAATGAATTAAACATTTCGGAAACTtttatggaacaaattttaaaggcagttaaaaaataaattagaaacacTTTAGAAACACATTTAAGTGAATATATTACATTCAGTTGTTTACTGAAACATATTCGTTTTGTTTACTCAATATTGCACATTTGAAATAgagatataaaatgtaaatattctgATGCATACTTAAAACGATTACGTATGTTAAACACATAGCAATTTTATTCGGtccaaataagaaatattaatgaacGACTGACTCAGTTTATGGCCGAATTATAAAACGGTCTTCTTCGATTTGCGTTTTTCAATATGACACAACTACATAATTTATGTTGTCCCAAAagtaaagtaagtaaatagAATGGTAGCAGGGGGACTAATATGTTGAGATAAAACATTGAtagtaaataacaaatataacgATGTAATACTTACtcagctttaaaataaatagtcaaaATTGAAGAGGATTTGTAAAATCATGAATGTTCTCAAATATTGCATGGTAGAACTGACTGATcgtgaataatatatttatttaggtaCAATTCTTAGAAAAAGAGTAGAGTGAAGTAATTTTAggtaaaagtaatataatacagcaatataaaTAGGTAGAAGTTTGgaagaaacatttaaaactatccaagtaatttagttaaactgaaattatttaagtataagtATGTGATGAAGTCAGTTTAGCAGCATTTTATGATTAACTTTGACGCCtttgaataatacaaataacaattagctcaataaaaatgtgaaataaatttgcaaTCCTTGTGATAAGATTGGCAAACATTTACTagcacaaatataataaaaataatatgtccGTGATAATAGcttgcaaaaaaatattaatatttaataaacaattaagtattatgaaatttaacacAATGGGTCTAAAGTAAGCACAGATTTAACTGTATTACTGAAGGTGTCAAGGAATATGACTTAAGTGGttattaatggaaaaaatcAACATAATGTCCAAGAAAGAGGTGAATTAAAACTGATGTGATAGTTACCTATAAATAAACACTTGCACCAAtgggtttttaataaaattagtcatAACTGACATAATGAATGTGTGGTGCCATGGTTAATGCCATGTGGATGAAAAATGcacattgtaattaaaaaatacggcACTGGAGACGAATCTGTGCAATAGGAAGTAGCGAATTCTAGATTTTGCATTCAAGAAAACAGTAAACACACCACATATGATActaaattatgaatgaaaCGTCAAAATAGCAATAAGTACAGTCAtagttaatatcaatattgtcCCTGGCGCTTAATGAGCTACTACATTACCTTTCCCTTGATTCATTAGCCAACATTTAACGTAAAGTTCAGCATTCAcacaaaaaatagaataataggAAACGACGAAGTTTAACCTAAATATAAACACTGGCTCTGAAAATAAACACAGAAAATTCCTCCATCGGAAATATGTCCGGGATGCGATTTGTTAAAAACCAGCACAACATTCACCTTTTAAAAGCCGTTCCAGCAATGCATTTTAAcacttgttatttatattacacacTTCAACAAAAAGTTTCGGCGGCCATTTTTCTAACTCCCCCACCAAGTCGACGTGCATTTCATTTGCACACGAGATGCATATAGATTCATTCCGCCGATgcaataaactatttaattaacgcATTATTCACACCGGCCGCGAACGTTCAATCATACCGgtttcaatgttttttatcgttcgttttaatattaccgttttagaaatttaaatatgtcacagCGACtggtatttacaattattttattgacggTTTTAAAACTGGGTGACACCCGACTTGGGTAATTTACTGAACGAATTCGATATCTCAATGCCTACAATCTAAATTGAAAAGTCgaggatatatttttttaattggaatcTAATCATGTCATTGACCACACCTGAAAATCAACAAGGAAAAGTAAACTTCCTTCTGGGCGAAAGTCAATTTGGCACGTTGCACGTTCTATGTGCGAATATCCCATTTTTGCACGTCCCAGTGCACGCGTATGCGATAAATacggtaaatttaattaaaaatcctcCCTCTGGTTCAAACCGCGGGAAAGCAACgttgaatgaattaaaatgcTTTCTCGTAAATTACGCACGGTCGAAAAAGCCTTCCGTACTAGCCTCGTCCTGATCTTGGGCGCCCGAACcgcacaaaataaaatacgccTCCCCGTTTCCCATCAGTTTATGTGTGATTGTGTCCGTAATTTTCTTAGTTTTAGAAAATACCTCGAAAAATGAACCAAAATTATGAATGGTAGCTGTTGTAGTGGCAACGCCGCAAATTCTTTACCTTCGGCACGAAATCAATCAAATTGGCgtctttatttgtattatcattttctaaatacgccctaaataaatatcaaaccgcaataattaaattctcttcAAAGAGAAACTTCGTTGTGCCCGgccgattttattaaatcttctcCGCGACGGTGAAAAAGTGAATTTTCCTAACACTTATGAACACAATCGTTCGTTTGACTAGCGCATCATATTGTACGCAATGGAGTTGTATGGTGTATGTGGTTTCagtgtttttataaacaatatgtaATTTTCATCACAAAACACGAATCGAAGTGATAAATCTCAATTGGGAGACGTCAAGTCAGGTATTTTAGATGAAACTGGCCCGCCACAGAGCTCGAAATTCGTCTACAATGGACAATACCGAAAGTGCTACCGAATTAAACTGTTACACACGAAATTCTACAAGTGAGTTTTAACACTTTCCCACGCAAAATGCAACTCTTATTCAACCCAAACCCGCAGTAAAGCCTCCATTAAACCGTACAAACGCCTAAAGAGCatcaatttatgataattataaattttagggtGAACCAGTCACCAGAGTGGAACACAGTAGTCCTCAGTAACATTATCGGCCCCGTTTAAAATCCGATTGTTCTAATGGTTCTCAGACAAAGGGAGAATAAGATGACTTCGGAACAACCATTGAAGAAGAAGTTGAGAAGAGGTGATGACACAGAAACTGCAGACGAGACTGACTTCATCCCCACAGATTTGTCGGTGTTGCACCTGACAAATGAGGAGGACATCACTAGGAATTCAGTGAATGCCCAGTTCCATGGAGAAAAGTCAGTGTATCAGACTAGTGACAATAGTGAAAGTGAAACTGAAAAAAGTGATGATAACCTAGTGACTGAGTCCTCATCAGGTAACTTCTCATCACCAGACAGTTATGTTTCAACCTCCCCATACAATGCCAATAgtgaaaatatatcaataacacCAGCTCCAGATATAATTCAGGATTATCCCTATGTGAATAACAGTTGCTTGCCATTAACCTTTCCTGTacagaataatataattaatgcaaGTTATTCAAACCATGACAGACATACACAGTCCATGTCCATTGCAACTGAAGGCAGCTCTAGTGAATCCTTAGGTTTAGATGAATTTCAAGAGAGACTTATTAAACAATGTTTGTGTGGCATATCTGAAGCCACTTTAAGAAAACCATTTGAAGGACCTCAAATTAATGACAGCTCTGATAGTAGAACTGCTATGCTATCAGAATGGTCAACAAAAAGTGTCTTGCAGTTCTTATCAAATCTGCAATTGTTGTTTGATGTATATTTGAAGCAGAATAACAATGGACTGATTTGCTCAAAGATTGTAAGAATATGTGACACAATTGTACAGAACGAATACAATTTGATAGAACAAATTATTTCTCTCTGTGAGACTAGAGACAAATACATAAACTTCCTGGCAGCTAGAGTTTTAAGCAGCTTACTGATCATTGCCAAAACCAACATTAACAATGAATGGCTGGAAACCATTCTTAACTTTCTTACCATGGAGAATATTGActatgacaaaattatttttgcctTGGAAGTTGTGAAAAGGGTGGTGGAATGGAAAGACATTGAAATCCATGTCTTGGAAGACAATGAATCAAAAGATATTGCAGGCCCCAGTAGCAGTTCTGAGTTTAATGTCAACTGTGAAACAGAATCATTCAGTGATGCTGAAAGTTATGACACCTCGGCAATTAAAGGTCTTATTATCAGAAGTTTGGAGTCAAAATGGCCAGAACTGATACATAAAATCCAAAATTTGATTAGTAACAACTCATCAGTGCAAGCGCAGACATGTATACTAACATTTTTGGCTTTATGGGAAAGTACTATTTCTGTTAAGGCTAATTTAAGTGTGGTGGAAACTAAGCCATTCTATGCACACTTTGAAATCTTCGTCAAGAAACTGAGTGGGAATTTGTCACCTATAATATGGAAACAACTGCTCAGTCTGTTCAATGAAGTCCTCTGTTATGGCAGCACCTTAGCTCTTCAGGATATGCTGCCTGATGATACTTGTCAACTTGCCCATCTAATAGTAAGAAGGGTGAAAGATCACAGactattagataatttacCATTTAGGAGGGATGGATACACAGTTAATAGTTTTGTGGGCACAATATTTAGCACACAACCTGACCAATCAAGTATTGATAGGACGCTCCTGCAAAAAATCGtactattagttttaaaatctgTGGCCATCACAATTAAAGAGACAAGATCAGATAGTTCAGAC includes these proteins:
- the LOC109599278 gene encoding serine/threonine-protein kinase Genghis Khan isoform X1: MSDGGGGGVVAMPGAVPAGERRLRQLEGMVLGGPTVARDKGLSIETLLDILLVLYDECCNSSLRREKTVSDFIEFVKPIATTVKNLRLTRDDFEILKVIGRGAFGEVCVVKVRSSEKVFAMKILNKWEMLKRAETACFKEERDVLVYGDRRWITHLHYAFQDESNLYLVMDYYCGGDLLTLLSKFEDRLPEEMARFYIAEMVLAIDSIHNLGYVHRDIKPDNVLLDANGHIRLADFGSCLKLNEDGTVQSNVAVGTPDYISPEILRAMEDGQGRYGPECDWWSLGVCMYEMLFGETPFYAESLVETYGKIMNHKNCFDFPTDVEVSDAAKDLIKQLICSQEFRLGQHGIQDFKNHPWFEGVDWEGIRDSNAPYIPEVSSPTDTSNFDVDDADIRMSDAMPPTANNAFTGLHLPFIGFTFTQGSCICDLSDLSVHISNSNMTEIQNKRNQGNIMALALNQEKEMDKRMSPDGTRKLQDEINTLTKRNCELESQLRSLEAGNSSGMHIDSHDGADSSKIKELEKLVRVLKQEKEEAMKDRQDLQEKLKFQDKELKDTLAQKKLAMTEYAEVSDKLAELRRQKDKFSRQVRDKEEELETVMQKVDTLRNDIRRAEKLRRELESRVDEAQAEATKERKLRERSEEYCRQMQAESDRLRVRNELGPRDQQDSLRLKAELEKLEVQYNESLTQQQARFNMELTSLREQLSEAESHRELLEREAQAMKEKMEKSRQEAATETEQIVLELKRRHDREKQILLEDNNKLSSNVEFLSESMNRLQSERANLETEYEQLRNKQDALDQWESQLSEIIQWVSDEKDARAYLQALATKMTEELEYLKHTGVSNVVGGTDKNWRNRRSQKLEKMELLNLQSSLQSEIQAKQAISEDLSKTREALLAAQKELREQRQRNEALGLDLKRKEKQIKDFQNRLDSEGFLERPSSQMSYLDQFLKENNSSSQQIQNLNYDQALQSNLLYQGGSIESEEGDIEDNRALSMTSSKSNLSELSLHEPQVQMKHKAHQFLVRTFSSPTKCSHCTSLMVGLMRQGMVCEICGFTCHTSCCPHVPAVCPVPPDQTKRPLGIDPTRGIGTAYEGYVKVPKQGGVKKGWVRQFVVVCDFKLFLYDISTDRNALPSVHVAQVLDMRDPQFSVSSVKDSDVIHANKKDIPCIFKITSSLMEPPGPRNSTLMLADSEAEKNKWVVALAELHRIMKRNNLPNTTVLVARELIDNSVNLLRNTLSAAIIDPDRIVLGTEEGMYCIDLDRSEIARIGEAKKLSQLEYISEEHLLVVVSGKQRHVRLVPIRALDGDDTEWIKVAESKGCSVLTVGSVLKAPLTFCLCIAIKKQQNQSIISIYEITRTRTRHQRIREFVIQVNVQSLQFLSDGRLCVGSPSSFIVYDVQSADQQLICLLHPDNPLYQMITCNSIDALRVIELPRHEYLLVFGTLAAYVDRNGRKSREREIMYPAVPTAIGYRDGHLIVYSDTHIDIFNCATGEWVQTINIKKAKPLNESGSLSLCILNDLTHLLYMSNIHQRELLNLDNIVTLDRDGRTIQKTRRRFSLREGNRSQRMNTDRRSRLISAPTNFNHISHMGPGEGIQRQRLIDLTTNLVDSQDPNVYPPQPQPRTQNVKLTAPPKHGERKRPEISNPTPIRPSFPAYNGAKRTAPPRPRDLPPALPRPSDTSPSPDPASIGSMSSLHDMIKGTDKNSPRHSIASNNSSNISTPPSPQADHPHSSSYES
- the LOC109599278 gene encoding serine/threonine-protein kinase Genghis Khan isoform X3 translates to MSDGGGGGVVAMPGAVPAGERRLRQLEGMVLGGPTVARDKGLSIETLLDILLVLYDECCNSSLRREKTVSDFIEFVKPIATTVKNLRLTRDDFEILKVIGRGAFGEVCVVKVRSSEKVFAMKILNKWEMLKRAETACFKEERDVLVYGDRRWITHLHYAFQDESNLYLVMDYYCGGDLLTLLSKFEDRLPEEMARFYIAEMVLAIDSIHNLGYVHRDIKPDNVLLDANGHIRLADFGSCLKLNEDGTVQSNVAVGTPDYISPEILRAMEDGQGRYGPECDWWSLGVCMYEMLFGETPFYAESLVETYGKIMNHKNCFDFPTDVEVSDAAKDLIKQLICSQEFRLGQHGIQDFKNHPWFEGVDWEGIRDSNAPYIPEVSSPTDTSNFDVDDADIRMSDAMPPTANNAFTGLHLPFIGFTFTQGSCICDLSDLSVHISNSNMTEIQNKRNQGNIMALALNQEKEMDKRMSPDGTRKLQDEINTLTKRNCELESQLRSLEAGNSSGMHIDSHDGADSSKIKELEKLVRVLKQEKEEAMKDRQDLQEKLKFQDKELKDTLAQKKLAMTEYAEVSDKLAELRRQKDKFSRQVRDKEEELETVMQKVDTLRNDIRRAEKLRRELESRVDEAQAEATKERKLRERSEEYCRQMQAESDRLRVRNELGPRDQQDSLRLKAELEKLEVQYNESLTQQQARFNMELTSLREQLSEAESHRELLEREAQAMKEKMEKSRQEAATETEQIVLELKRRHDREKQILLEDNNKLSSNVEFLSESMNRLQSERANLETEYEQLRNKQDALDQWESQLSEIIQWVSDEKDARAYLQALATKMTEELEYLKHTGVSNVVGGTDKNWRNRRSQKLEKMELLNLQSSLQSEIQAKQAISEDLSKTREALLAAQKELREQRQRNEALGLDLKRKEKQIKDFQNRLDSEGFLERPSSQMSYLDQFLKENNSSSQQIQNLNYDQALQSNLLYQGGSIESEEGDIEDNRALSMTSSKSNLSELSLHEPQVQMKHKAHQFLVRTFSSPTKCSHCTSLMVGLMRQGMVCEICGFTCHTSCCPHVPAVCPVPPDQTKRPLGIDPTRGIGTAYEGYVKVPKQGGVKKGWVRQFVVVCDFKLFLYDISTDRNALPSVHVAQVLDMRDPQFSVSSVKDSDVIHANKKDIPCIFKITSSLMEPPGPRNSTLMLADSEAEKNKWVVALAELHRIMKRNNLPNTTVLVARELIDNSVNLLRNTLSAAIIDPDRIVLGTEEGMYCIDLDRSEIARIGEAKKLSQLEYISEEHLLVVVSGKQRHVRLVPIRALDGDDTEWIKVAESKGCSVLTVGSVLKAPLTFCLCIAIKKQQNQSIISIYEITRTRTRHQRIREFVIQVNVQSLQFLSDGRLCVGSPSSFIVYDVQSADQQLICLLHPDNPLYQMITCNSIDALRVIELPRHEYLLVFGTLAAYVDRNGRKSREREIMYPAVPTAIGYRDGHLIVYSDTHIDIFNCATGEWVQTINIKKAKPLNESGSLSLCILNDLTHLLYMSNIHQRELLNLDNIVTLDRDGRTIQKTRRRFSLREGNRSQRMNTDRRSRLISAPTNFNHISHMGPGEGIQRQRLIDLTTNLVDSQDPNVYPPQPQPRTQNVKLTAPPKHGERKRPEISNPTPIRPSFPAYNGAKRTAPPRPRDLPPALPRPSDTSPSPDPASIGSMSSLHDMIKHQLFHYSADT